In Bradysia coprophila strain Holo2 unplaced genomic scaffold, BU_Bcop_v1 contig_350, whole genome shotgun sequence, a genomic segment contains:
- the LOC119079967 gene encoding nascent polypeptide-associated complex subunit alpha, muscle-specific form-like isoform X14, whose translation MKLLFCALVIVFTQGLFAAPNRKVDEISKGRDLKKSLAEKSNESYDSTDFDELYTNLKATKPPKDTPEKSKKGNSKSRGSKHSNSRSGSGSHEPNVGSIKDAVARNPFKTTKANSKAKPKNIFGSKSRGRQNSASRSSEPKVGSIGKLLGAVNGLVKNTVAPIRNAPKSKINPKTSSDNSRRRKPSDDSVAESNESAKGSDDKRNHDHRHHKNHHHDSETSTSEEIPLCQLEDGHVVHPKPHHGHHGHHGHHGHHDHDKPVDVPVDAPVDAPVDAPVDAPVDAPCDTPVDAPVDAPVDAPVDAPVDAPVDTPVDDPIDAPVDAPVDAPVDAPVDTLVDAPVDAPVDAPVDAPVDTPVDAPVDAPVDAPVDAPVDAPVDAPVDAPVDAPVDAPLDAPVDAPVDAPVDAPVDAPVDAPVDTPVDTPVDAPVDAPVDTPVDAPVDAPVDAPVDAPVDAPVDAPVDTPVDAPVDAPVDVPVDAPVDTPVDAPVDAPVDAPVDAPVDAPVDAPVDTPVDAPVDAPVDAPVDTPVDAPVDAPVDAPVDTPVDAPVDAPVDAPVDAPVDAPVDTPVDTPVDAPVDAPVDTPVDAPVDAPVDAPVDAPVDAPVDAPVDAPVDAPVDTPVDAPVDAPVDAPVDTPVDAPVDAPVDAPVDTPVDAPVDAPVDAPVDAPVDAPVDTPVDTPVDAPVDAPVDTPVDAPVDAPVDAPVDTPVDAPVDAPVDAPVDTSVDAPVDAPVDAPVDAPVDAPVDAPVDAPVDAPFDAPVDAPVDAPVDAPVDTPVDAPVDAPVDVPVDAPVDTPVDAPVDAPVDAPVDAPVDAPIPPIDLPIDLPIDLPIDNSESNESGERPHNSGSNESGERPHKPHNSRSNESEERPHKPHNSGSNESGDSNETPCDGPVDAPVDAPVDAPVDTPVDAPVDAPVDAPVDTPVDAPVDAPVDAPVDTPVDAPVDAPVDAPVDTPVDAPVDAPVDAPDTPVDAPVDAPVDTPVDTPVDAPVDAPVDTPVDAPVDAPVDVPVDAPVDDPIDAPVDAPVDAPVDAPVDTPVDAPVDAPVDAPVDTPVDAPVDAPVDAPVDAPVDAPVDAPVDAPVDAPVDAPVDAPVDAPVDAPVDAPVDTPVDTPVDAPVDAPVDTPVDAPVDAPVDAPVDAPVDAPVDTPVDAPVDAPVDVPVDAPVDTPVDAPVDAPVDAPVDAPVDASIPPIDLPIDLPIDLPIDNSESNESGERPHNSGSKESGERPHKPHNSGSNESEERPHKPHNSGSNESGERPHRPHHSGSNEHGERPHKPHNSGSNESGERPHNSGSNESGERPHNSGSNESGERPHKPHNSGSNESGDSNETPCDVDTPVDAPVDAPVDAPVDAPVDAPVDAPVDAPVDAPVDVPVDAPVDAPVDTPVDAPVDAPVDAPVDAPVDAPVDAPVDAPVDAPVDAPVDAPVDAPVDAPVDAPVDAPVDAPVDAPVDTPVDAPVDAPVDTPVDAPVDAPVDAPVDTPVDAPVDAPVDAPVDAPVDAPDAPVDAPVDAPVDAPVDAPVDAPDAPVDAPVDAPVDAPVDAPVDAPVDAPVDAPVDAPVDAPVDAPITEDECRESQVPTLPVKQFGHGKELICTCSCKAFDELSSAVIATLAARPIFVSSGIPHVGDPKLDCSCNCVPAQECN comes from the exons ATGAAGTTACTATTTTGTGCTCTTGTGATAGTCTTCACCCAA ggTTTGTTTGCAGCCCCAAACCGAAAGGTGGATGAAATTTCAAAAGGGCGAGATCTTAAGAAATCACTAGCTGAAAAATCGAACGAGTCTTACGACTCtaccgattttgatgaattataTACTAATTTGAAGGCGACTAAACCACCAAAGGATACACcagaaaaatccaaaaaaggaaattcaaaATCCAGAGGAAGCAAACACTCAAATTCTCGTTCCGGTTCAGGATCACACGAGCCAAATGTGGGTTCTATTAAAGATGCAGTAGCTAGAAATCCGTTTAAAACTACCAAAGCCAACTCTAAGGCTAAGCCGAAAAACATATTTGGTTCAAAATCCAGAGGAAGACAAAACTCCGCCTCTCGATCATCCGAACCTAAAGTCGGTTCTATAGGCAAACTTTTAGGCGCAGTCAACGGTCTTGTCAAAAATACCGTAGCACCAATTCGAAACGcaccaaaatcaaaaataaatccaaAAACAAGTTCGGACAATTCCAGAAGACGTAAACCAAGCGACGACTCCGTTGCTGAATCAAACGAATCTGCAAAAGGCTCTGATGACAAACGCAACCATGATCATCGTCATCACAAGAATCACCATCACGACAGCGAGACCAGCACAAGTGAGGAAATTCCGTTGTGTCAACTTGAAGATGGACATGTAGTTCATCCCAAACCACATCATGGTCATCACGGCCATCACGGTCACCACGGACATCATGACCACG ATAAGCCAGTTGATGTTCCAGTCGATGCTCCAGTCGATGCCCCAGTTGATGCACCAGTcgatgctccag ttgatgctccaTGCGATAcaccag ttgatgctccagttgatgctccagtcGATGCACCAGTCGATGCACCAGTCGATGCTCCAGTAGATACACCAGTTGATGATCCAattgatgctccagttgatgctccagtaGATGCTCCAGTAGATGCTCCAGTAGATACACTAGTTGATGCTCCAGTCGATGCACCAGTCGATGCACCAGTCGATGCTCCAGTAGATACACCAGTTGACGCTCCAGTTGAcgctccagttgatgctccagttgatgctccagttgatgctccagttgatgcaccagttgatgctccagtaGATGCTCCAGTAGATGCACCAT TAGATGCACCAGtagatgctccagttgatgctccagttgacGCTCCCGtagatgctccagttgatgctccagttgataCTCCAGTAGATACTCCAGTTGATGcaccagttgatgctccagtagatactccagttgatgcaccagttgatgctccagttgatgctccagttgatgcaccagttgatgctccagttgatgctccagttgataCACCAGTTGATGCACCAGTTGACGCTCCAGTTGATGTACCAGTAGATGCTCCAGTAGATACTCCAGtagatgctccagttgatgctccagttgatgctccag TCGACGCTCCAGTTGATGCACCAGTTGATGCACCAGTTGATACACCAGtagatgctccagttgatgctccagttgatgctccagttgatacaccagtagatgctccagttgatgctccagttgatgctccagttgatacaccagtagatgctccagttgatgctccagttgatgctccagttg atgctccagttgatgctccagttgataCTCCAGTAGATACTCCAGTTGATGcaccagttgatgctccagtagatactccagttgatgctccagttgatgcacCAGTTGAcgctccagttgatgctccag TCGACGCTCCAGTTGATGCACCAGTTGATGCACCAGTTGATGCACCAGTTGATACACCAGtagatgctccagttgatgctccagttgatgctccagttgatacaccagtagatgctccagttgatgctccagttgatgctccagttgatacaccagtagatgctccagttgatgctccagttgatgctccagttg atgctccagttgatgctccagttgataCTCCAGTAGATACTCCAGTTGATGcaccagttgatgctccagtagatactccagttgatgctccagttgatgcacCAGTTGACGCTCCAG tagatacaccagttgatgctccagtcGATGCACCAGTCGATGCTCCAGTAGATACATCAGTTGACGCTCCAGTTGAcgctccagttgatgctccagttgatgctccagttgatgcaccagttgatgctccagtaGATGCTCCAGTAGATGCACCAT ttgatgctccagttgatgctccagttgatgcaccagttgatgctccagttgataCACCAGTTGATGCACCAGTTGACGCTCCAGTTGATGTACCAGTAGATGCTCCAGTAGATACTCCAGtagatgctccagttgatgctccagttgatgctccagttgatgctccagtcGATGCACCAATCCCTCCAATTGATCTACCAATAGATCTACCAATTGACCTTCCAATTG ATAATTCCGAATCAAATGAAAGTGGAGAACGACCACATAATTCCGGATCAAATGAAAGTGGAGAACGACCACACAAACCACATAATTCCAGATCAAATGAAAGTGAAGAACGACCACACAAACCACATAATTCCGGATCAAATGAAAGTGGAGACTCCAACGAAACACCATGTGATGGTCCAGTCGACGCTCCAGTTGATGCACCAGTTGATGCACCAGTTGATACACCAGtagatgctccagttgatgctccagttgatgctccagttgatacaccagtagatgctccagttgatgctccagttgatgctccagttgatacaccagtagatgctccagttgatgctccagttgatgctccagttgataCACCAGTAGATGCGCCAGTAGATGCACCAGTAGATGCTCCAGATACACCAGtagatgctccagttgatgctccagttgataCTCCAGTAGATACTCCAGTTGATGcaccagttgatgctccagtagatactccagttgatgctccagttgatgcacCAGTTGACGttccagttgatgctccagttgatgaTCCAattgatgctccagttgatgctccagtagatgctccagtagatgctccagtagatacaccagttgatgctccagtcGATGCACCAGTCGATGCTCCAGTAGATACACCAGTTGACGCTCCAGTTGAcgctccagttgatgctccagttgatgctccagttgatgcacCAGTTG ATGCACCAGtagatgctccagttgatgctccagttgacGCTCCCGtagatgctccagttgatgctccagttgatgctccagttgatgctccagttgataCTCCAGTAGATACTCCAGTTGATGcaccagttgatgctccagtagatactccagttgatgcaccagttgatgctccagttgatgcaccagttgatgctccagttgatgctccagttgataCACCAGTTGATGCACCAGTTGACGCTCCAGTTGATGTACCAGTAGATGCTCCAGTAGATACTCCAGtagatgctccagttgatgctccagttgatgctccagttgatgctccagtcGATGCATCAATCCCTCCAATTGATCTACCAATAGATCTACCAATTGACCTTCCAATTG ATAATTCCGAATCAAATGAAAGTGGAGAACGACCACATAATTCCGGATCAAAGGAAAGTGGAGAACGACCACACAAACCACATAATTCCGGATCAAATGAAAGTGAAGAACGACCGCACAAACCACATAATTCCGGATCAAATGAAA GTGGAGAACGACCACACAGACCTCATCATTCCGGATCAAATGAACATGGAGAACGACCACACAAACCACATAATTCCGGATCAAATGAAAGTGGAGAACGACCACATAATTCCGGATCAAATGAAAGTGGAGAACGACCACATAATTCCGGATCAAATGAAAGTGGAGAACGACCACACAAACCACATAATTCCGGATCAAATGAAAGTGGAGACTCCAACGAAACACCATGTGATG tagatactccagttgatgcaccagtagatgctccagttgatgctccagttgatgctccagttgatgcaccagttgatgctccagttgatgctccagttgatgctccagttgacgttccagttgatgctccagttgatgctccagtgGATACTCCAGTTGATGcaccagttgatgctccag TTGATGcaccagttgatgctccagttgatgcaccagttgatgctccagttgatgcacCAGTTGATGcaccagttgatgctccagtagatgctccagttgatgctccagttg ATGCACCAGtagatgctccagttgatgctccagtaGATGCTCCAGTAGATGCACCAGTTGATAcaccagttgatgctccagttgatgctccagtagatacaccagttgatgctccagtcGATGCACCAGTCGATGCTCCAGTAGATACACCAGTTGACGCTCCAGTTGATGCACCAGTTGATGcaccagttgatgctccagtaGATGCTCCAGATGCACCAGtagatgctccagttgatgcacCAGTTGATGcaccagttgatgctccagtaGATGCTCCAGATGCACCAGtagatgctccagttgatgcacCAGTTGATGCACCAGTTGATGCACCAGTTGATGCACCAGTTGAcgctccagttgatgctccagtaGATGCTCCAGTTGACGCTCCAGTTGATGCACCAATTACTGAGGATGAATGCCGAGAATCGCAAGTGCCAACATTACCAGTCAAACAATTCGGTCATGGCAAAGAACTCATTTGCACCTGCTCTTGTAAAGCATTTGATGAACTAAGCAGTGCAGTTATTGCCACGCTTGCAGCCAGACCTATATTTGTATCTTCTGGAATTCCACATGTTGGTGATCCGAAATTAGATTGCAGTTGCAATTGCGTACCTGCGCAGGAATGCAACTGA
- the LOC119079967 gene encoding nascent polypeptide-associated complex subunit alpha, muscle-specific form-like isoform X16: MKLLFCALVIVFTQGLFAAPNRKVDEISKGRDLKKSLAEKSNESYDSTDFDELYTNLKATKPPKDTPEKSKKGNSKSRGSKHSNSRSGSGSHEPNVGSIKDAVARNPFKTTKANSKAKPKNIFGSKSRGRQNSASRSSEPKVGSIGKLLGAVNGLVKNTVAPIRNAPKSKINPKTSSDNSRRRKPSDDSVAESNESAKGSDDKRNHDHRHHKNHHHDSETSTSEEIPLCQLEDGHVVHPKPHHGHHGHHGHHGHHDHDKPVDVPVDAPVDAPVDAPVDAPVDAPCDTPVDAPVDAPVDAPVDAPVDAPVDTPVDDPIDAPVDAPVDAPVDAPVDTLVDAPVDAPVDAPVDAPVDTPVDAPVDAPVDAPVDAPVDAPVDAPVDAPVDAPVDAPLDAPVDAPVDAPVDAPVDAPVDAPVDTPVDTPVDAPVDAPVDTPVDAPVDAPVDAPVDAPVDAPVDAPVDTPVDAPVDAPVDVPVDAPVDTPVDAPVDAPVDAPVDAPVDAPVDAPVDTPVDAPVDAPVDAPVDTPVDAPVDAPVDAPVDTPVDAPVDAPVDAPVDAPVDAPVDTPVDTPVDAPVDAPVDTPVDAPVDAPVDAPVDAPVDAPVDAPVDAPVDAPVDTPVDAPVDAPVDAPVDTPVDAPVDAPVDAPVDTPVDAPVDAPVDAPVDAPVDAPVDTPVDTPVDAPVDAPVDTPVDAPVDAPVDAPVDTPVDAPVDAPVDAPVDTSVDAPVDAPVDAPVDAPVDAPVDAPVDAPVDAPFDAPVDAPVDAPVDAPVDTPVDAPVDAPVDVPVDAPVDTPVDAPVDAPVDAPVDAPVDAPIPPIDLPIDLPIDLPIDNSESNESGERPHNSGSNESGERPHKPHNSRSNESEERPHKPHNSGSNESGDSNETPCDGPVDAPVDAPVDAPVDTPVDAPVDAPVDAPVDTPVDAPVDAPVDAPVDTPVDAPVDAPVDAPVDTPVDAPVDAPVDAPDTPVDAPVDAPVDTPVDTPVDAPVDAPVDTPVDAPVDAPVDVPVDAPVDDPIDAPVDAPVDAPVDAPVDTPVDAPVDAPVDAPVDTPVDAPVDAPVDAPVDAPVDAPVDAPVDAPVDAPVDAPVDAPVDAPVDAPVDAPVDTPVDTPVDAPVDAPVDTPVDAPVDAPVDAPVDAPVDAPVDTPVDAPVDAPVDVPVDAPVDTPVDAPVDAPVDAPVDAPVDASIPPIDLPIDLPIDLPIDNSESNESGERPHNSGSKESGERPHKPHNSGSNESEERPHKPHNSGSNESGERPHRPHHSGSNEHGERPHKPHNSGSNESGERPHKPHNSGSNESGDSNETPCDVDTPVDAPVDAPVDAPVDAPVDAPVDAPVDAPVDAPVDVPVDAPVDAPVDTPVDAPVDAPVDAPVDAPVDAPVDAPVDAPVDAPVDAPVDAPVDAPVDAPVDAPVDAPVDAPVDAPVDTPVDAPVDAPVDTPVDAPVDAPVDAPVDTPVDAPVDAPVDAPVDAPVDAPDAPVDAPVDAPVDAPVDAPVDAPDAPVDAPVDAPVDAPVDAPVDAPVDAPVDAPVDAPVDAPVDAPITEDECRESQVPTLPVKQFGHGKELICTCSCKAFDELSSAVIATLAARPIFVSSGIPHVGDPKLDCSCNCVPAQECN; the protein is encoded by the exons ATGAAGTTACTATTTTGTGCTCTTGTGATAGTCTTCACCCAA ggTTTGTTTGCAGCCCCAAACCGAAAGGTGGATGAAATTTCAAAAGGGCGAGATCTTAAGAAATCACTAGCTGAAAAATCGAACGAGTCTTACGACTCtaccgattttgatgaattataTACTAATTTGAAGGCGACTAAACCACCAAAGGATACACcagaaaaatccaaaaaaggaaattcaaaATCCAGAGGAAGCAAACACTCAAATTCTCGTTCCGGTTCAGGATCACACGAGCCAAATGTGGGTTCTATTAAAGATGCAGTAGCTAGAAATCCGTTTAAAACTACCAAAGCCAACTCTAAGGCTAAGCCGAAAAACATATTTGGTTCAAAATCCAGAGGAAGACAAAACTCCGCCTCTCGATCATCCGAACCTAAAGTCGGTTCTATAGGCAAACTTTTAGGCGCAGTCAACGGTCTTGTCAAAAATACCGTAGCACCAATTCGAAACGcaccaaaatcaaaaataaatccaaAAACAAGTTCGGACAATTCCAGAAGACGTAAACCAAGCGACGACTCCGTTGCTGAATCAAACGAATCTGCAAAAGGCTCTGATGACAAACGCAACCATGATCATCGTCATCACAAGAATCACCATCACGACAGCGAGACCAGCACAAGTGAGGAAATTCCGTTGTGTCAACTTGAAGATGGACATGTAGTTCATCCCAAACCACATCATGGTCATCACGGCCATCACGGTCACCACGGACATCATGACCACG ATAAGCCAGTTGATGTTCCAGTCGATGCTCCAGTCGATGCCCCAGTTGATGCACCAGTcgatgctccag ttgatgctccaTGCGATAcaccag ttgatgctccagttgatgctccagtcGATGCACCAGTCGATGCACCAGTCGATGCTCCAGTAGATACACCAGTTGATGATCCAattgatgctccagttgatgctccagtaGATGCTCCAGTAGATGCTCCAGTAGATACACTAGTTGATGCTCCAGTCGATGCACCAGTCGATGCACCAGTCGATGCTCCAGTAGATACACCAGTTGACGCTCCAGTTGAcgctccagttgatgctccagttgatgctccagttgatgctccagttgatgcaccagttgatgctccagtaGATGCTCCAGTAGATGCACCAT TAGATGCACCAGtagatgctccagttgatgctccagttgacGCTCCCGtagatgctccagttgatgctccagttgataCTCCAGTAGATACTCCAGTTGATGcaccagttgatgctccagtagatactccagttgatgcaccagttgatgctccagttgatgctccagttgatgcaccagttgatgctccagttgatgctccagttgataCACCAGTTGATGCACCAGTTGACGCTCCAGTTGATGTACCAGTAGATGCTCCAGTAGATACTCCAGtagatgctccagttgatgctccagttgatgctccag TCGACGCTCCAGTTGATGCACCAGTTGATGCACCAGTTGATACACCAGtagatgctccagttgatgctccagttgatgctccagttgatacaccagtagatgctccagttgatgctccagttgatgctccagttgatacaccagtagatgctccagttgatgctccagttgatgctccagttg atgctccagttgatgctccagttgataCTCCAGTAGATACTCCAGTTGATGcaccagttgatgctccagtagatactccagttgatgctccagttgatgcacCAGTTGAcgctccagttgatgctccag TCGACGCTCCAGTTGATGCACCAGTTGATGCACCAGTTGATGCACCAGTTGATACACCAGtagatgctccagttgatgctccagttgatgctccagttgatacaccagtagatgctccagttgatgctccagttgatgctccagttgatacaccagtagatgctccagttgatgctccagttgatgctccagttg atgctccagttgatgctccagttgataCTCCAGTAGATACTCCAGTTGATGcaccagttgatgctccagtagatactccagttgatgctccagttgatgcacCAGTTGACGCTCCAG tagatacaccagttgatgctccagtcGATGCACCAGTCGATGCTCCAGTAGATACATCAGTTGACGCTCCAGTTGAcgctccagttgatgctccagttgatgctccagttgatgcaccagttgatgctccagtaGATGCTCCAGTAGATGCACCAT ttgatgctccagttgatgctccagttgatgcaccagttgatgctccagttgataCACCAGTTGATGCACCAGTTGACGCTCCAGTTGATGTACCAGTAGATGCTCCAGTAGATACTCCAGtagatgctccagttgatgctccagttgatgctccagttgatgctccagtcGATGCACCAATCCCTCCAATTGATCTACCAATAGATCTACCAATTGACCTTCCAATTG ATAATTCCGAATCAAATGAAAGTGGAGAACGACCACATAATTCCGGATCAAATGAAAGTGGAGAACGACCACACAAACCACATAATTCCAGATCAAATGAAAGTGAAGAACGACCACACAAACCACATAATTCCGGATCAAATGAAAGTGGAGACTCCAACGAAACACCATGTGATGGTCCAGTCGACGCTCCAGTTGATGCACCAGTTGATGCACCAGTTGATACACCAGtagatgctccagttgatgctccagttgatgctccagttgatacaccagtagatgctccagttgatgctccagttgatgctccagttgatacaccagtagatgctccagttgatgctccagttgatgctccagttgataCACCAGTAGATGCGCCAGTAGATGCACCAGTAGATGCTCCAGATACACCAGtagatgctccagttgatgctccagttgataCTCCAGTAGATACTCCAGTTGATGcaccagttgatgctccagtagatactccagttgatgctccagttgatgcacCAGTTGACGttccagttgatgctccagttgatgaTCCAattgatgctccagttgatgctccagtagatgctccagtagatgctccagtagatacaccagttgatgctccagtcGATGCACCAGTCGATGCTCCAGTAGATACACCAGTTGACGCTCCAGTTGAcgctccagttgatgctccagttgatgctccagttgatgcacCAGTTG ATGCACCAGtagatgctccagttgatgctccagttgacGCTCCCGtagatgctccagttgatgctccagttgatgctccagttgatgctccagttgataCTCCAGTAGATACTCCAGTTGATGcaccagttgatgctccagtagatactccagttgatgcaccagttgatgctccagttgatgcaccagttgatgctccagttgatgctccagttgataCACCAGTTGATGCACCAGTTGACGCTCCAGTTGATGTACCAGTAGATGCTCCAGTAGATACTCCAGtagatgctccagttgatgctccagttgatgctccagttgatgctccagtcGATGCATCAATCCCTCCAATTGATCTACCAATAGATCTACCAATTGACCTTCCAATTG ATAATTCCGAATCAAATGAAAGTGGAGAACGACCACATAATTCCGGATCAAAGGAAAGTGGAGAACGACCACACAAACCACATAATTCCGGATCAAATGAAAGTGAAGAACGACCGCACAAACCACATAATTCCGGATCAAATGAAA GTGGAGAACGACCACACAGACCTCATCATTCCGGATCAAATGAACATGGAGAACGACCACACAAACCAC ATAATTCCGGATCAAATGAAAGTGGAGAACGACCACACAAACCACATAATTCCGGATCAAATGAAAGTGGAGACTCCAACGAAACACCATGTGATG tagatactccagttgatgcaccagtagatgctccagttgatgctccagttgatgctccagttgatgcaccagttgatgctccagttgatgctccagttgatgctccagttgacgttccagttgatgctccagttgatgctccagtgGATACTCCAGTTGATGcaccagttgatgctccag TTGATGcaccagttgatgctccagttgatgcaccagttgatgctccagttgatgcacCAGTTGATGcaccagttgatgctccagtagatgctccagttgatgctccagttg ATGCACCAGtagatgctccagttgatgctccagtaGATGCTCCAGTAGATGCACCAGTTGATAcaccagttgatgctccagttgatgctccagtagatacaccagttgatgctccagtcGATGCACCAGTCGATGCTCCAGTAGATACACCAGTTGACGCTCCAGTTGATGCACCAGTTGATGcaccagttgatgctccagtaGATGCTCCAGATGCACCAGtagatgctccagttgatgcacCAGTTGATGcaccagttgatgctccagtaGATGCTCCAGATGCACCAGtagatgctccagttgatgcacCAGTTGATGCACCAGTTGATGCACCAGTTGATGCACCAGTTGAcgctccagttgatgctccagtaGATGCTCCAGTTGACGCTCCAGTTGATGCACCAATTACTGAGGATGAATGCCGAGAATCGCAAGTGCCAACATTACCAGTCAAACAATTCGGTCATGGCAAAGAACTCATTTGCACCTGCTCTTGTAAAGCATTTGATGAACTAAGCAGTGCAGTTATTGCCACGCTTGCAGCCAGACCTATATTTGTATCTTCTGGAATTCCACATGTTGGTGATCCGAAATTAGATTGCAGTTGCAATTGCGTACCTGCGCAGGAATGCAACTGA